One part of the Marichromatium purpuratum 984 genome encodes these proteins:
- a CDS encoding type 2 periplasmic-binding domain-containing protein: MGVFLLVFFTCVYLAGRADAVVYDLPILRHLVSSEHAGELRVLPGILLRQDYGIALPPETELREPVNRWILRMIQSPEWTPMIEGYLGHAG; this comes from the coding sequence ATGGGTGTCTTTTTACTTGTGTTTTTTACTTGTGTTTACTTGGCCGGGCGGGCCGATGCCGTCGTCTATGACCTGCCTATCCTGAGACACCTGGTCAGCTCGGAGCATGCCGGTGAACTCCGTGTGCTGCCGGGCATTCTGCTGCGGCAGGATTACGGCATCGCGCTTCCGCCGGAGACCGAGCTACGCGAGCCCGTCAATCGGTGGATTCTGCGCATGATCCAGAGCCCGGAATGGACGCCCATGATCGAGGGCTACCTCGGTCACGCGGGCTGA
- the guaB gene encoding IMP dehydrogenase, whose protein sequence is MRLIQEALTFDDVLLVPAHSTVIPSEVDFQTKLTREIELRIPLVSAAMDTVTEARLAISMALEGGIGIIHKNMTIEHQAREVLTVKKYESGIIRNPITVSPHLSIGEVVQITHANNISGVPVTDNGELVGIVTGRDLRFEKRMDAPVSAIMTPKERLVTVREGADRQDVMNLLHKHRIEKVLVVNDRFELRGLITVKDIQKAKDFPKASRDSQGRLRCGAAVGVGKGTEERVAALVEAGVDVVVVDTAHGHSKGVLDRVRWVKQHYPDVQVIGGNIATAEAARALVEAGADAVKVGIGPGSICTTRIVAGVGVPQITAVANVTEELKDSGVPVIADGGLRFSGDVAKVIAAGANSVMIGGMFAGTDEAPGEVEIYQGRSYKSYRGMGSLGAMGATEGSSDRYFQENTDKEKLVPEGIEGRVPYKGSLRNVVHQLVGGLGSSMGYTGCATIDEMRTKPQFVRVSAAGMRESHVHDVQITKEAPNYRIDN, encoded by the coding sequence ATGCGTCTGATCCAGGAAGCCCTTACCTTCGATGACGTCCTCCTCGTCCCGGCTCACTCCACCGTGATCCCGAGTGAGGTCGACTTCCAGACCAAGCTCACCCGCGAGATCGAGTTGCGCATCCCGTTGGTGTCGGCGGCCATGGATACGGTGACCGAGGCACGGCTGGCGATCTCGATGGCGCTCGAGGGCGGCATCGGCATCATCCACAAGAACATGACCATCGAGCACCAGGCCCGCGAGGTACTGACGGTCAAGAAGTACGAGAGCGGCATCATCCGCAACCCGATCACCGTCTCGCCGCACCTGAGCATCGGCGAGGTGGTGCAGATCACCCACGCCAACAACATCTCCGGCGTGCCGGTCACCGACAACGGCGAGCTGGTCGGCATCGTCACCGGTCGCGACCTGCGCTTCGAGAAGCGGATGGACGCCCCGGTCTCGGCCATCATGACCCCCAAGGAGCGACTGGTCACGGTGCGCGAGGGCGCCGACCGTCAGGATGTCATGAACCTGCTGCACAAGCACCGCATCGAGAAGGTACTGGTGGTCAACGACCGCTTCGAGCTGCGCGGCCTGATCACCGTCAAGGACATCCAGAAGGCCAAGGACTTCCCCAAGGCCTCGCGTGACAGCCAGGGCCGGCTGCGCTGCGGCGCCGCCGTCGGCGTCGGCAAGGGCACCGAGGAGCGGGTCGCGGCGCTGGTCGAGGCCGGCGTCGACGTGGTGGTGGTCGACACCGCCCACGGCCACTCCAAGGGCGTGCTCGACCGGGTGCGCTGGGTCAAGCAGCACTACCCCGACGTGCAGGTGATCGGCGGCAACATCGCCACCGCCGAGGCGGCGCGCGCGCTGGTCGAGGCCGGCGCCGACGCGGTCAAGGTCGGCATCGGCCCGGGCTCGATCTGCACCACCCGCATCGTCGCCGGTGTCGGCGTGCCGCAGATCACCGCAGTGGCCAATGTCACCGAAGAACTCAAGGACAGCGGCGTGCCGGTGATCGCCGACGGCGGCCTGCGCTTCTCCGGCGACGTCGCCAAGGTGATCGCCGCCGGCGCCAACAGCGTGATGATCGGCGGCATGTTCGCCGGTACCGACGAGGCACCGGGCGAGGTCGAGATCTACCAGGGTCGCTCCTACAAGTCGTATCGCGGCATGGGCTCGCTCGGCGCCATGGGCGCCACCGAGGGCTCCAGCGATCGCTACTTCCAGGAGAACACCGACAAGGAGAAGCTGGTGCCCGAGGGCATCGAGGGCCGCGTCCCCTACAAGGGCAGCCTGCGCAACGTGGTCCACCAGCTCGTCGGCGGTCTCGGCTCGAGCATGGGCTACACCGGCTGCGCCACCATCGACGAGATGCGCACCAAGCCGCAGTTCGTGCGGGTGAGCGCCGCGGGCATGCGTGAGTCGCACGTCCACGACGTGCAGATCACCAAGGAAGCGCCCAACTACCGCATCGACAACTAA
- the guaA gene encoding glutamine-hydrolyzing GMP synthase, whose translation MSSHTSNIHADRVLILDFGSQYTQLIARRVREAGVYCELHPCDMDAQAIRDFAPRGIILSGGPQSVHEAETPRADPLVFELGVPVFGICYGMQTMAAQLGGSVNAANHREYGYAQVRARGHSRLLRDIEDHTSADGFGLLDVWMSHGDRVESLPEGFTVIAETDNAPLAGIADESRGFYGVQFHPEVTHTRQGKRIIERFVHDICGCASLWTPSNIIDDSIARIREQVGGDKVLLGLSGGVDSSVVAALLHRAIGDQLTCVFVDNGLLRLGEGDQVMRTFANHMGVKVIRVDAEERFLGRLKGVSDPEQKRKIIGNTFIEVFDDEASRIEDVKWLAQGTIYPDVIESAGAKTGKAKVIKSHHNVGGLPEEMNLSLVEPLRELFKDEVRKIGVELGLPSEMVYRHPFPGPGLGVRILGEVEKDYAETLRQADHIFIEELRAANLYDQVSQAFAVFLPVRSVGVVGDNRLYAHVIALRAVETIDFMTARWAHLPYDFLERVCLRIVNEVNGVSRVVYDITGKPPGTIEWE comes from the coding sequence ATGTCCAGCCACACCTCCAACATCCACGCCGACCGCGTCCTGATCCTGGACTTCGGCTCCCAGTACACCCAGCTGATCGCGCGCCGCGTGCGCGAGGCCGGCGTCTATTGCGAACTCCACCCGTGCGACATGGACGCGCAGGCGATCCGCGACTTCGCCCCGCGCGGCATCATCCTCTCCGGCGGCCCGCAGTCGGTGCACGAGGCCGAGACCCCGCGCGCCGATCCGCTGGTCTTCGAGCTCGGCGTACCGGTGTTCGGCATCTGCTACGGCATGCAGACCATGGCCGCCCAGCTCGGCGGCAGCGTCAACGCCGCCAACCACCGCGAGTACGGCTACGCCCAGGTGCGCGCACGCGGTCACTCGCGCCTGCTGCGCGACATCGAGGACCACACCAGCGCGGACGGCTTCGGTCTGCTCGACGTGTGGATGAGCCACGGCGACCGCGTCGAGAGCCTGCCCGAGGGCTTCACCGTCATCGCCGAGACCGACAACGCCCCGCTCGCCGGCATCGCCGACGAGAGCCGCGGCTTCTACGGCGTGCAGTTCCACCCCGAGGTCACCCACACCCGTCAGGGCAAGCGCATCATCGAGCGCTTCGTCCACGACATCTGCGGCTGCGCCAGCCTGTGGACCCCGAGCAACATCATCGACGACAGCATCGCCCGCATCCGCGAGCAGGTCGGCGGCGACAAGGTGCTGCTCGGACTCTCCGGCGGGGTCGACTCCAGCGTGGTCGCGGCGCTGCTCCACCGCGCCATCGGCGATCAGCTCACCTGCGTGTTCGTCGACAACGGCCTGCTGCGTCTCGGCGAGGGCGATCAGGTGATGCGCACCTTCGCCAACCACATGGGCGTGAAGGTGATCCGCGTCGACGCCGAGGAACGCTTCCTCGGTCGGCTCAAGGGCGTCTCCGACCCCGAGCAGAAGCGCAAGATCATCGGCAACACCTTCATCGAGGTGTTCGACGACGAGGCCAGCCGCATCGAGGACGTCAAGTGGCTCGCCCAGGGCACCATCTACCCCGACGTGATCGAGTCGGCCGGCGCCAAGACCGGCAAGGCCAAGGTCATCAAGTCGCACCACAACGTCGGCGGCCTGCCCGAGGAGATGAACCTCTCGCTGGTCGAGCCGCTGCGCGAGCTGTTCAAGGACGAGGTGCGCAAGATCGGCGTCGAGCTGGGCCTGCCCTCGGAGATGGTCTACCGCCACCCCTTCCCCGGCCCCGGGCTGGGCGTGCGCATCCTCGGCGAGGTCGAGAAGGACTATGCCGAGACCCTGCGTCAGGCCGACCACATCTTCATCGAGGAGCTGCGCGCGGCCAACCTCTATGACCAGGTCTCGCAGGCCTTCGCCGTGTTCCTGCCGGTGCGCTCGGTCGGCGTCGTCGGCGACAACCGTCTCTACGCCCACGTCATCGCGCTGCGCGCGGTCGAGACCATCGACTTCATGACCGCCCGCTGGGCCCACCTGCCCTACGACTTCCTCGAACGCGTCTGCCTGCGCATCGTCAACGAGGTCAATGGCGTCTCACGCGTGGTCTACGACATCACCGGCAAGCCGCCGGGGACCATCGAGTGGGAGTGA
- the hemP gene encoding hemin uptake protein HemP: MRSIDSRTLLGGQHLLLIDHAGERYFLRMTRNNKLILTK; this comes from the coding sequence ATGCGCAGTATCGACAGCCGTACCCTGCTCGGTGGTCAACACCTGCTGCTCATCGACCATGCCGGTGAGCGCTACTTCCTCAGGATGACTCGCAACAACAAGCTGATCCTGACCAAATAG
- a CDS encoding transposase produces the protein MTRPRASLVSLSDTPWYHVVTRCVRRAYLCGFDRLTGRSFEHRRGWVELRLRQLAGVFAIDVAAYAVMSNHVHLVVRVDADRAAGWSDDEVLRRWRCLFRGPVVVERFLSPATRAGMTEAELDGVAGLVAIYRARLADLSWFMRVLNESIARAANREDGVRGRFWEGRFRSQAILDETALLAVMAYVDLNPIRAGIAEAPEESAHTGIAARIAALRAGDEGTAIGQHLDVAYRPNVGPETSPEISPDSQRPIPYQRKTPASHAPTPPEPENDASPDARSTNLWEAALNRLPPAPLLPFGNPAEVPAAIPFTFGDYLTLVDSLGRALHPRKRGAIPAELPDILTRLGIAPERFVEHAGFLLKGFGAAIGAPERLTALAAQRECRYLRGLRRARLLFSAA, from the coding sequence ATGACTCGTCCCCGCGCCTCGCTCGTCTCCTTGTCCGATACGCCCTGGTATCACGTCGTCACGCGCTGCGTGCGCCGGGCGTATCTGTGTGGCTTCGATCGGTTGACCGGGCGGAGTTTCGAGCATCGACGCGGGTGGGTGGAGTTGCGGCTACGGCAGCTCGCCGGGGTGTTCGCGATCGATGTGGCGGCCTATGCGGTGATGAGCAATCACGTGCATCTGGTAGTGCGGGTGGATGCCGATCGGGCGGCGGGGTGGTCGGATGATGAGGTGCTGCGGCGCTGGCGGTGTCTGTTCCGCGGGCCTGTGGTGGTGGAGCGGTTCTTGTCGCCGGCGACGCGGGCGGGGATGACCGAGGCGGAGCTGGATGGGGTCGCGGGGTTGGTCGCGATCTATCGGGCGCGGCTGGCGGATCTCTCGTGGTTCATGCGGGTGTTGAACGAGTCGATCGCGCGGGCGGCGAACCGGGAGGACGGGGTGCGGGGACGGTTCTGGGAGGGACGCTTCCGTTCGCAGGCGATCCTCGACGAGACGGCGCTGTTGGCGGTGATGGCCTATGTCGATCTCAACCCGATTCGGGCGGGGATTGCGGAGGCGCCGGAGGAGAGTGCGCATACCGGGATTGCGGCACGGATCGCCGCCTTGCGTGCGGGCGATGAGGGTACGGCGATCGGGCAGCACCTCGACGTGGCGTACCGCCCGAATGTCGGGCCGGAGACATCACCAGAGATCTCTCCCGATTCGCAACGACCGATTCCCTACCAGCGCAAGACACCAGCCAGCCACGCACCCACACCGCCCGAACCCGAGAACGACGCCTCACCGGACGCCCGCAGCACCAACCTCTGGGAAGCGGCCCTCAACCGCCTCCCCCCTGCCCCACTACTACCCTTCGGCAACCCCGCCGAGGTCCCGGCGGCGATCCCCTTCACCTTCGGCGACTATCTGACCCTGGTCGACTCGCTCGGTCGCGCCCTGCATCCACGCAAGCGCGGGGCGATCCCGGCGGAGCTGCCCGACATCCTCACCCGGCTCGGAATCGCGCCGGAGCGCTTCGTCGAGCACGCGGGCTTCCTGCTCAAGGGGTTCGGTGCCGCGATCGGTGCGCCAGAGCGACTGACCGCACTCGCCGCACAGCGCGAGTGTCGTTATCTGCGGGGATTGCGGCGCGCCCGACTGTTGTTCTCGGCTGCTTGA
- a CDS encoding peptidoglycan-binding protein encodes MSTPIRLEALREEYTQLFNSCTTVPDHAGAVARLVTRILAQQERYRALGAIAAVPWPVIAVIHALESGLRFDRHLHNGDPLHARTRRVPAGRPPGEPPFSWERSALDALHLSGLAGWHDWGLAGTLFRLEAYNGWGYRKYHPEVRSPYLWSFSGHYGKGKYAADGRFDPELVSRQCGAATLLKALETHGVEVFDEPATAETTGAPATLDYPGVMLRQGVRDSALVRRVQTRLNVLGCATPALVIDGDFGSKTEAALRLFQARSEDPRGEPLVVDGILGPLTWAALFGAEPPRRRAADRLLTKVLEIARGEIGVREEPLGSNRGPRVEAYLASTGLDGGHPWCAAFVHWCFAEAAHGLGIDNPCINTAGVLDHWNRAGHEGVRRITQAEASADPARVQPGAIFVIDTGDPGGAGHTGLVERIEGVRLVTIEGNTNVAGGREIGVLRRHGRKINSINKGFIDYANNG; translated from the coding sequence ATGTCGACACCGATCCGTCTCGAGGCGTTGCGCGAGGAGTACACCCAGCTCTTCAACAGCTGTACGACCGTCCCGGATCACGCCGGCGCCGTCGCACGATTGGTCACGCGTATCCTCGCCCAGCAGGAGCGCTATCGCGCGCTCGGCGCCATCGCCGCGGTCCCCTGGCCGGTGATCGCCGTCATCCACGCGCTCGAGTCCGGGCTGCGCTTCGACCGTCATCTGCACAACGGCGACCCGCTGCACGCCCGCACCCGTCGCGTCCCCGCCGGTCGACCACCAGGCGAGCCGCCGTTCAGCTGGGAGCGCTCGGCGCTCGACGCGTTGCACCTGAGCGGGCTTGCCGGCTGGCACGACTGGGGACTGGCCGGCACCCTGTTCCGGCTCGAGGCCTACAACGGCTGGGGCTATCGCAAGTACCACCCGGAGGTGCGATCGCCCTACCTGTGGTCCTTCTCGGGGCACTACGGCAAGGGCAAATATGCCGCCGACGGCCGCTTCGACCCCGAGCTGGTCTCGCGCCAGTGCGGCGCAGCGACCCTCCTCAAGGCGCTCGAGACGCACGGCGTCGAGGTCTTCGACGAGCCGGCGACGGCGGAGACGACCGGCGCGCCCGCCACACTCGACTACCCCGGAGTGATGCTGCGCCAGGGCGTGCGCGACAGCGCGCTGGTGCGCCGGGTACAGACGCGACTCAATGTCCTCGGCTGCGCGACTCCGGCACTGGTGATCGATGGCGACTTCGGCAGCAAGACCGAAGCGGCGTTGCGACTGTTCCAGGCACGCAGCGAGGACCCGCGCGGCGAGCCGCTGGTGGTCGACGGCATCCTCGGGCCGCTGACCTGGGCGGCGCTGTTCGGCGCCGAGCCGCCCCGCAGGCGCGCCGCCGACAGGCTGCTGACCAAGGTGCTGGAGATCGCCCGCGGCGAGATCGGGGTGCGCGAGGAACCATTGGGGTCGAATCGCGGCCCCCGGGTCGAGGCCTATCTCGCCAGCACCGGACTCGACGGCGGCCACCCCTGGTGCGCGGCCTTCGTCCACTGGTGCTTCGCCGAGGCCGCGCACGGCCTCGGCATCGACAACCCCTGCATCAACACCGCCGGGGTGCTCGATCACTGGAACCGGGCCGGACACGAGGGGGTGCGCCGCATCACCCAGGCCGAGGCGAGCGCCGACCCGGCACGGGTCCAGCCCGGCGCGATCTTCGTGATCGACACCGGCGACCCCGGCGGCGCCGGTCACACCGGATTGGTCGAGCGCATCGAGGGCGTGCGGCTGGTGACCATCGAGGGCAACACCAATGTCGCCGGCGGGCGCGAGATCGGCGTGCTGCGCCGACACGGCCGCAAGATCAACAGCATCAACAAGGGCTTCATCGACTACGCCAACAACGGCTGA
- a CDS encoding type II toxin-antitoxin system HipA family toxin: MSTSLVVTLDWLGERLTVGQLDIFTSQRGTERYQFTYDRDWCRTGFAIDPDLDLLPGMPFQASKLWGAFQDIAPDRWGRLVQDRVFDHYLSESDYLLGVSDHMRMGALRLSRAEAPGEFLALTTNVPKLVHLRALEAAIARLEQGVPTGADLALLAQPGSSLGGAHPKAAIEDKGKLYIAKFQSRLDTERVGAWEATMLDLAGAAGLRVAKHRLLNASGERPVLLVERFDRQQGGRVPFASAMTLAA, from the coding sequence GTGAGCACGTCCCTGGTTGTCACTTTGGATTGGCTGGGTGAGCGTCTGACGGTCGGCCAGCTCGATATCTTCACCAGCCAGCGGGGAACCGAGCGCTATCAGTTCACCTATGATCGAGACTGGTGCCGGACGGGCTTCGCCATCGATCCCGACTTGGACCTCTTGCCAGGGATGCCCTTTCAGGCGAGCAAGCTGTGGGGCGCCTTCCAGGACATCGCCCCCGACCGCTGGGGACGGCTCGTCCAGGACCGGGTTTTCGACCACTACCTGAGCGAAAGCGATTACCTCCTGGGGGTCTCCGATCACATGCGGATGGGTGCCTTGCGATTGAGTCGCGCGGAGGCTCCCGGAGAATTCCTAGCCCTAACCACGAACGTTCCGAAGCTGGTCCATCTACGGGCACTGGAAGCGGCGATCGCACGCCTGGAACAAGGCGTACCGACCGGTGCCGACCTCGCGCTCCTCGCCCAGCCGGGCTCATCCCTCGGCGGCGCCCATCCCAAGGCGGCGATCGAGGACAAGGGCAAGCTCTATATCGCCAAATTTCAATCCCGGCTCGATACCGAGCGGGTAGGGGCCTGGGAGGCGACTATGCTGGATCTCGCGGGAGCAGCGGGCCTGCGCGTGGCGAAGCATCGATTGCTCAACGCGAGCGGTGAGCGACCTGTGCTGTTGGTGGAACGGTTTGATCGACAACAAGGAGGAAGGGTTCCGTTCGCCTCGGCCATGACCCTGGCTGCATAG
- a CDS encoding ATP dependent RNA helicase, with protein sequence MTTSEVQDMQDITDQLAAQDLSRLAPGELESRLRELIRRYAREGSTRHARAVIQHIEALYLHPAGSRDPDQQSHLRRFARHWRWLAEQRTGTLAHSH encoded by the coding sequence ATGACGACCTCAGAGGTACAGGACATGCAGGACATCACCGACCAACTCGCCGCCCAGGATCTCTCCCGACTCGCGCCCGGCGAGCTGGAATCGCGATTGCGCGAACTCATCCGTCGCTATGCGCGCGAAGGCTCGACGCGCCATGCCCGGGCCGTGATCCAGCACATCGAAGCCCTCTATCTGCACCCTGCCGGCAGCCGCGATCCCGACCAACAGAGCCATCTGCGCCGCTTCGCCCGGCACTGGCGCTGGCTGGCCGAGCAGCGTACCGGCACCCTGGCGCATAGCCACTGA
- the xseA gene encoding exodeoxyribonuclease VII large subunit, which translates to MSAVFDPEVYTVSRLNREVRAVLDGAFPPLRVRGEVSNLAAPASGHLYFTLKDSGAAVRCALFRGRGRSLAMRPANGQQVVVRARVGLYEPRGDFQLIVESVEADGEGAARLAFERLAARLEAEGLCAPERKRAPPAFPCQVGLITSPSGAALHDLLVVLRRRQPGLAVLIYPAQVQGEGAAASLLAALAQANARAECDALILARGGGAREDLEAFNDETLARAVAASSIPVVSGVGHETDLSIVDLVADRRAPTPSAAAELVAPAREPLLARLDRLEGRLALALRQRIETERRRVQGLERGLRLLHPRARLEQRAQQLDRLEARLRAALAVRLRHETQRLDALANRLERCHPGRRLTPARVRLAALERRLHQGQAAQLERQRARLARAVAGLDARGPLATLARGYALVTQPPGGAPVRDPSVLAPGQRVGVRVSGGRFTARVESVAEPD; encoded by the coding sequence ATGTCTGCAGTGTTCGATCCCGAGGTCTATACGGTTTCGCGACTCAATCGCGAGGTGCGCGCGGTGCTCGACGGCGCCTTCCCTCCGCTGCGAGTGCGTGGCGAGGTCTCGAATCTCGCCGCGCCGGCCTCGGGACATCTCTATTTCACTCTCAAGGACAGCGGCGCGGCGGTGCGCTGCGCGCTGTTCCGCGGCCGCGGGCGGTCGCTCGCGATGCGTCCGGCCAATGGTCAGCAGGTGGTGGTGCGCGCGCGTGTCGGGCTCTACGAGCCGCGCGGTGACTTCCAGCTCATCGTCGAGTCGGTCGAGGCCGACGGCGAGGGCGCCGCGCGGTTGGCCTTCGAGCGCCTGGCCGCGCGGCTCGAGGCCGAGGGCCTGTGCGCGCCCGAGCGCAAGCGCGCGCCGCCGGCTTTTCCGTGTCAGGTCGGGCTGATCACCTCGCCGAGCGGGGCGGCGCTGCACGATCTGCTGGTGGTGCTGCGACGGCGTCAGCCGGGGCTGGCGGTACTGATCTACCCGGCCCAGGTGCAGGGCGAGGGTGCCGCGGCCTCGCTGCTCGCGGCGCTGGCGCAGGCCAATGCCCGTGCCGAGTGCGACGCGCTGATCCTCGCCCGTGGCGGCGGCGCGCGCGAGGACCTGGAGGCGTTCAACGACGAGACCCTGGCGCGCGCCGTCGCCGCCTCGTCGATCCCGGTGGTGAGCGGGGTGGGGCACGAGACCGACCTCAGCATCGTCGATTTGGTCGCCGATCGGCGCGCGCCCACGCCCTCGGCAGCGGCCGAGCTGGTCGCCCCGGCACGCGAGCCGCTGCTCGCCCGGCTCGATCGGCTCGAGGGTCGGCTGGCGCTGGCGTTGCGCCAACGCATTGAGACCGAACGGCGGCGGGTGCAGGGGCTGGAGCGTGGGTTGCGGCTGCTCCACCCGCGCGCCCGGCTCGAACAGCGCGCCCAGCAGCTCGATCGTCTGGAGGCGCGGCTGCGCGCGGCGCTGGCGGTGCGGTTGCGGCACGAGACGCAGCGTCTGGACGCGCTCGCCAATCGTCTCGAGCGCTGTCATCCGGGGCGGCGCCTGACGCCGGCGCGGGTACGGTTGGCGGCCCTGGAGCGGCGGCTGCATCAGGGGCAGGCGGCGCAGCTCGAGCGCCAGCGCGCGCGACTGGCGCGCGCGGTCGCCGGGTTGGACGCGCGCGGTCCGCTGGCGACCCTGGCGCGTGGCTATGCTCTGGTCACCCAGCCGCCGGGCGGCGCCCCGGTGCGCGATCCGAGTGTGCTCGCCCCGGGGCAGCGGGTCGGGGTGCGGGTGAGCGGTGGGCGCTTCACCGCCCGGGTCGAGTCGGTGGCGGAGCCCGACTGA
- a CDS encoding helix-turn-helix domain-containing protein: MKSIRVERALKKLGADIRDARRRRRISTELMAERMGVSRGTLNRLEAGNPNVAISAWASALMILGKLDALAELIDRTKDPLGLDLLEEQLPQRIRGGRVR, encoded by the coding sequence ATGAAATCCATCCGTGTCGAGCGCGCCCTCAAGAAGCTGGGCGCCGACATCCGCGATGCACGGCGGCGCCGGCGCATCAGTACCGAGCTGATGGCCGAGCGCATGGGCGTTTCGCGCGGAACGCTCAACCGCCTCGAAGCTGGCAATCCAAACGTCGCGATCAGCGCCTGGGCCTCGGCCCTGATGATTCTCGGTAAGCTCGATGCGCTCGCGGAGCTGATCGACCGGACGAAAGACCCGCTCGGGCTGGATCTCCTCGAGGAGCAGTTGCCGCAGCGCATTCGCGGAGGCCGGGTGCGGTGA
- a CDS encoding integrase core domain-containing protein — MGVPLLLWATERGIALDFISPGKPTQNGFIERFNGSFRREVLDAWLFNTLEEVRQQADDWLDEYNLRRPHESLGDLSPIEFLNRRGHTAVSIYGWT; from the coding sequence ATGGGTGTCCCTTTACTACTTTGGGCCACCGAACGTGGCATCGCCCTCGACTTCATCAGCCCCGGGAAACCGACCCAGAACGGCTTCATCGAGCGTTTCAACGGCAGCTTCCGCCGCGAGGTCCTCGATGCCTGGCTCTTCAACACCCTCGAGGAGGTTCGCCAACAGGCAGACGACTGGCTCGACGAATACAACCTACGCCGACCGCACGAATCGCTCGGCGATCTTTCACCCATCGAGTTTCTCAACCGCCGCGGACATACCGCAGTGTCTATTTATGGATGGACCTAA